One window from the genome of Eucalyptus grandis isolate ANBG69807.140 chromosome 7, ASM1654582v1, whole genome shotgun sequence encodes:
- the LOC104453429 gene encoding rac-like GTP-binding protein 5 — MSASRFIKCVTVGDGAVGKTCMLISYTSNTFPTDYVPTVFDNFSANVVVDGSTVNLGLWDTAGQEDYNRLRPLSYRGADVFLLAFSLTSKASYENVAKKWIPELRHYAPGVPVILVGTKLDLRDDKHFFLDHPGTVPITTAQGEELKKLIGAAAYIECSSKTQQNVKVVFDAAIKVVLQPPKQKRRKKRKAQKACSIL, encoded by the exons ATGAGCGCGTCGAGGTTCATAAAGTGCGTCACGGTCGGCGACGGTGCGGTTGGCAAGACTTGCATGCTCATCTCCTACACCAGCAACACCTTCCCTACC GATTATGTGCCAACTGTATTTGACAATTTTAGTGCAAACGTGGTTGTCGACGGAAGCACCGTTAATCTGGGTTTGTGGGACACTGCTG GCCAGGAAGATTACAATAGGTTGAGACCTTTAAGTTACCGTGGAGCAGATGTCTTCCTGCTGGCGTTCTCTCTCACAAGCAAGGCTAGCTATGAGAATGTTGCCAAAAAG TGGATTCCTGAGTTGCGGCATTATGCACCCGGTGTCCCGGTTATTCTTGTTGGGACGAAGCTTG ATCTACGAGATGATAAGCATTTCTTCTTAGACCACCCAGGCACTGTCCCCATTACCACAGCTCAG GGGGAGGAACTAAAGAAACTGATAGGGGCTGCTGCTTACATAGAATGCAGTTCAAAAACGCAGCAG AATGTGAAAGTTGTGTTTGATGCTGCCATTAAGGTGGTCCTGCAGCCACCTAAACAGAagcgaaggaagaagaggaaggctCAAAAGGCATGCTCTATCTTATGA
- the LOC104453430 gene encoding ubiquitin-conjugating enzyme E2 5B yields MASKRILKELKDLQRDPPSSCSAGPVGEDMFHWQATIIGPNDSPFAGGVFLVTIHFPPDYPFKPPKVAFKTKVFHPNINSNGNICLDILKEQWSPALTISKVLLSICSLLTDPNPDDPLVPEIAHMCKADKVKYDSTARSWTHKYAMG; encoded by the exons ATGGCATCCAAAAGAATTCTGAAGGAGCTCAAGGACTTGCAAAGAGACCCCCCATCTTCTTGCAGTGCAG GTCCTGTGGGTGAGGACATGTTTCATTGGCAAGCAACAATAATTGGCCCAAACGATAGTCCTTTTGCTGGTGGAGTCTTCCTTGTGACCATCCATTTCCCACCTGACTATCCTTTCAAGCCTCCAAAG GTTGCTTTCAAGACCAAGGTGTTCCACCCAAATATCAACAGCAATGGGAATATATGCTTGGACATCCTTAAGGAGCAGTGGAGTCCTGCCCTTACAATCTCCAAG GTACTGTTATCCATATGCTCGTTGCTCACGGATCCAAACCCCGATGATCCGCTCGTTCCGGAGATCGCCCACATGTGCAAGGCTGATAAAGTTAAGTACGACTCGACGGCTCGCAGTTGGACCCATAAGTATGCGATGGGTTGA
- the LOC104453431 gene encoding probable BOI-related E3 ubiquitin-protein ligase 3, protein MAIQAQLYRGNNVAAGLPAWGSSQGYAVAASHNGCGYDNGFFGMKQREQQQLQLELFLQQQLQCHDQRSDENWCFDNTSFVTAPEDGASKNNHLSIHNTVQAAAPIAASCSPPPSAYSQSLPFQLDPHGQEIDHLLRLQNERLRWLVHEQSKRQIESMTRKIELRVQILLRQKDEEIAQAARKAADLEELLRKLEAEGQEWQRVARENEAMATSMSNALEQLKDSACCRTSSSCSSNGNVGEDDAESCCRLTTNANSNRESRKPGISDKGAGICRSCNARESSVLFMPCRHIGCCMVCEPLLGSCPVCRTVKKASEVVLFF, encoded by the exons ATGGCCATTCAAGCGCAGCTGTATCGTGGGAACAACGTTGCCGCTGGGTTGCCGGCGTGGGGCTCCTCTCAAGGTTATGCTGTTGCGGCCAGCCACAATGGTTGTGGATACGACAATGGCTTTTTCGGGATGAAACAGAGGGAGCAGCAGCAATTGCAATTGGAGCTGTTCTTGCAGCAGCAGCTGCAGTGTCATGACCAGAGGAGCGATGAGAACTGGTGCTTTGACAATACCTCGTTCGTGACTGCCCCTGAAGACGGTGCAAGCAAGAACAATCACCTCAGCATCCACAACACGGTTCAAGCAGCAGCACCAATCGCTGCTTCttgttctcctcctccttctgccTATTCCCAGAGCCTCCCTTTCCAACTCGATCCGCATGGCCAAGAAATCGACCACCTCCTCAGACTACAG AACGAGAGATTGAGGTGGCTGGTGCACGAACAGAGCAAGCGGCAAATCGAGTCGATGACGAGGAAAATCGAATTGAGAGTGCAAATCTTGTTAAGGCAAAAGGACGAAGAGATTGCGCAAGCGGCAAGAAAGGCCGCAGACCTGGAGGAACTCCTGAGGAAGCTAGAGGCGGAGGGCCAGGAGTGGCAGAGGGTGGCCCGAGAGAACGAGGCCATGGCCACGTCGATGAGCAACGCGCTCGAGCAGCTGAAGGACAGCGCCTGTTGCAGGACCTCAAGCTCGTGCAGCAGCAATGGGAATGTTGGAGAAGACGACGCAGAGTCGTGCTGTCGCCTGACGACGAACGCGAATTCGAACAGGGAGAGTCGTAAACCGGGAATTAGTGACAAGGGCGCCGGGATTTGTAGGAGCTGCAACGCGAGAGAGTCGTCGGTGCTGTTCATGCCTTGCAGGCACATCGGATGCTGCATGGTGTGCGAGCCTCTCCTGGGTTCTTGTCCCGTGTGCAGAACGGTGAAGAAAGCTAGCGAGGTGGTTTTGTTTTTCTag